A single region of the Mechercharimyces sp. CAU 1602 genome encodes:
- a CDS encoding cytidine deaminase, giving the protein MERLMAEAIKAREKAYVPYSQFAVGAALLTEEGEIIHGCNIENAAYGLCNCAERTALFKAVAEGKTVFRSIAIVADTNGPVSPCGACRQVMSELCPQDMTVILGNLQGERATTTVAQLLPGSFGKEDLHAGKRNV; this is encoded by the coding sequence ATGGAACGGTTAATGGCTGAGGCGATCAAAGCGCGTGAAAAGGCATATGTGCCGTATTCGCAATTTGCTGTAGGGGCAGCTCTTCTCACAGAAGAGGGTGAAATTATTCATGGATGTAATATTGAAAACGCAGCTTATGGTTTATGTAATTGCGCAGAGCGCACGGCCCTCTTCAAAGCAGTAGCAGAAGGGAAAACAGTGTTTCGTTCGATCGCGATCGTAGCAGATACGAACGGTCCTGTCTCACCATGTGGGGCATGTCGACAAGTGATGTCTGAACTATGTCCGCAAGATATGACTGTTATTTTGGGAAACCTACAAGGGGAGAGAGCGACGACAACGGTGGCTCAATTGCTCCCAGGTTCATTTGGAAAGGAAGATTTGCATGCAGGTAAGCGAAACGTATAA